A single Halanaerobiales bacterium DNA region contains:
- a CDS encoding helix-turn-helix transcriptional regulator — MKNRLEEFRKKHDLSQEELADELEVSRQTIGSLENGRYNPSIILAFKIANFFNKSIEEIFIYEEEFKNDK; from the coding sequence GTGAAAAATAGATTAGAAGAATTTAGAAAGAAACATGATTTAAGCCAGGAAGAATTGGCAGATGAATTGGAAGTATCTCGACAAACAATTGGTTCATTAGAAAATGGCCGATATAATCCTTCAATTATTTTGGCCTTTAAAATTGCAAATTTTTTTAACAAATCTATTGAAGAAATATTTATTTATGAGGAGGAATTTAAAAATGACAAATAA